Proteins encoded by one window of Anopheles maculipalpis chromosome 2RL, idAnoMacuDA_375_x, whole genome shotgun sequence:
- the LOC126557550 gene encoding delta-1-pyrroline-5-carboxylate dehydrogenase, mitochondrial — protein sequence MFTVCKSAAGATLVASLQRYGVRAMSSSVVHQPKLGEFPLENEPVLAYRKGSKERKELESALKKAAAKMEDVPIIIGSEEIRSKQVRHQVMPHNHKHKLAQFYYADQKLLQKAIKTATETQVKWDRTPLDERIRIWQKAADLMAGPYRQELNAATMLGQAKTVIQAEIDSAAELIDFIRMNTYYLKEAAKYQPISEDAKVTKNSMRFRGIDGFIAAVSPFNFTAIGGNLAYTPALMGNGVLWKPSDTALLSNYVIFKIMREAGVPPGVVNFVPTDGPVFGDTITASPHLAGINFTGSVPTFNRLWRQVGENINNYNNFPRLIGECGGKNYHFVHPSADVESVVNGTIRSSFEFCGQKCSACSRMYVPESLWPKVKDGLLMIRDTLKVGDVTDFSNFTSAVIDDKAFARIKSYIEHARSSKNLTILGGGKCDDSKGYFIEPTIVQTTDPNDRIMTEEIFGPVLTIYVYKDKDLDSAMKLVGGSTRFALTGAVFSQDQAFLKRALEEFKMTAGNFYLNDKSTGSVVGQQPFGGGRMSGTNDKAGGPHYVLRWATPQSIKETFVPLKDIDYPYMRE from the exons atGTTCACCGTTTGCAAAAGTGCGGCAGGGGCAACGCTGGTCGCCAGCCTGCAAAG GTATGGCGTCCGTGCAATGTCCTCGTCGGTGGTGCACCAGCCCAAGTTAGGTGAATTCCCGCTCGAAAATGAGCCCGTGCTCGCTTACCGCAAAGGTTCGAAGGAACGCAAAGAGCTGGAAAGCGCACTGAAAAAAGCTGCCGCCAAAATGGAAGACGTGCCGATCATTATCGGTTCGGAGGAGATCCGCTCGAAGCAGGTCCGGCACCAGGTGATGCCgcacaaccacaaacacaagctGGCTCAGTTTTACTACGCCGACCAGAAGCTGTTACAGAAAGCGATCAAAACGGCGACGGAAACGCAGGTGAAATGGGACCGTACCCCGCTCGATGAGCGTATCCGCATCTGGCAGAAGGCAGCCGATCTGATGGCCGGCCCATACAGACAGGAACTGAACGCAGCCACGATGCTCGGCCAGGCGAAAACGGTGATCCAGGCGGAGATTGATTCGGCCGCTGAGTTGATCGATTTTATCCGCATGAACACGTACTACCTAAAGGAGGCGGCCAAATATCAACCGATCAGCGAGGATGCGAAAGTGACCAAGAATTCGATGAGGTTCCGCGGTATCGATGGATTCATTGCCGCCGTCAGTCCGTTCAATTTCACTGCCATCGGTGGTAATCTGGCGTACACGCCGGCCCTCATGGGTAACGGTGTGCTATGGAAACCGTCCGATACTGCCCTGCTGTCGAATTATGTTATTTTCAAGATCATGCGTGAGGCCGGCGTACCACCGGGTGTGGTAAACTTTGTGCCGACCGATGGTCCCGTGTTTGGTGACACGATTACAGCTTCACCCCATCTGGCCGGAATCAACTTTACCGGTTCTGTACC CACGTTCAACCGATTGTGGCGCCAGGTAGGCGAGAACATTAACAACTACAACAATTTCCCCCGACTGATCGGTGAGTGCGGTGGCAAGAACTACCACTTTGTGCATCCGTCCGCCGATGTTGAGTCAGTCGTCAATGGAACGATCCGATCCTCGTTTGAATTTTGTGGCCAAAAGTGTTCGGCCTGCTCGCGTATGTACGTGCCGGAATCGTTGTGGCCGAAGGTGAAGGATGGATTGCTGATGATTCGCGATACGCTCAAGGTGGGCGATGTGACCGATTTTTCCAACTTTACGTCGGCCGTCATCGACGACAAAGCATTTGCCCGCATCAAGTCGTACATTGAGCATGCCCGCAGCTCCAAGAATCTAACCATTCTCGGTGGTGGCAAGTGTGACGATAGTAAGGGTTACTTTATTGAACCGACCATCGTGCAGACGACCGATCCGAACGATCGTATTATGACGGAGGAAATCTTTGGCCCGGTGTTGACGATCTACGTGTACAAAGATAAAGATCTCGATAGCGCTATGAAGTTGGTTGGCGGTTCGACTCGGTTCGCACTGACCGGTGCTGTGTTCTCGCAAGATCA AGCGTTCCTCAAGCGAGCGCTGGAAGAGTTTAAGATGACGGCCGGTAACTTCTACCTAAACGATAAATCGACtggatctgtcgtcggtcagCAACCGTTCGGCGGTGGCCGCATGTCCGGCACGAACGACAAAGCTGGCGGGCCACACTACGTACTCCGGTGGGCCACACCACAATCGATCAAGGAAACGTTTGTCCCGCTAAAGGATATCGACTATCCGTACATGCGTGAGTAA